A stretch of Zonotrichia leucophrys gambelii isolate GWCS_2022_RI chromosome 19, RI_Zleu_2.0, whole genome shotgun sequence DNA encodes these proteins:
- the LOC135455864 gene encoding C-C motif chemokine 4 homolog has product MKVSAAGLALLLISASFSQTFSGPAGLEIPTCCFTYSQHKLPRRLIQHHYSTSSNCPQPGIVFVTKEGRQVCANPENNWVRSYLRILGQN; this is encoded by the exons ATGAAGGTTTCTGCAGCTGGATTGGCTCTTCTCCTCATTTCAGCCTCCTTCTCCCAGACTTTCTCTGGACCAG CTGGACTGGAGATCCCAACCTGCTGTTTCACATACAGCCAGCACAAGCTGCCACGGAGGCTCATCCAGCACCATtacagcaccagcagcaacTGCCCCCAGCCAGGCATCGT GTTTGTCACAAAGGAAGGCCGCCAGGTCTGTGCCAATCCTGAAAACAACTGGGTCCGAAGCTACCTGAGAATTCTGGGGCAGAACTGA